The genomic interval TCCCCTCGAAAAGACGATCCAACCGTCGCTCGATAATCACCCGATACGTTTTTCCGTCCATCGGGATCGGCGCGGCGTTCCCCGCCCCGTCAAGAATGTCGCGGATCGCCCCGTTCGCTAGACTTGTCCGAAAGGTGAAGGGCATTGCCGATGTCGCCCCCGGCAAGCGGTATTCCCCGCTCAGCCAGAGCGTTACCCCTACCATGCTAGTGGTAGGCTGTGCCTCGGCAGCAGCACGATCCGGGCGGGCAGCAAGGTAATGCCCCTCACAGTACAACGGCTCATTGCCGGAAACCGTCCCCAAGACAAAGCGGGTCGGGCGTGCCAGCGGTTCAATGGCGGAGGCAAGGTAGCGCGTCACATCAATCCCCTCGCCATGTCCGGCGCGGGCGGTGATGATTTCCCCAAAAAGCCATGAAAGCGGCGAATGCTTGTGCGGGCAGTAGATGAGTTGTAGGCTGTAACTCCCCAGATAACCCTCCCGAACAGTCACCTCCACGCCGGCTGTGGTCGTCACCCGCCAGCCGCTCTCTCCCCCTTCGCTCAGTGGTTGCGCCGCCCCCCACACCCAATCAAGGGCATAGGTGACCTCCCCGCTGATGGGCATACGCAAGGCGACAAAAGCAAACCCCACCCACAAGACTGCAATCACGGCGAGCGTCAGTAGCAAGCGGCGGATTAGTACCCGTCTGGACAGCCTTCGGTTAGACATAGGACTCCCTTTCTTGTTGGAACACCCTCTAGGGCATCCACCGGCAAAACCTGAACATCCCCCACACCCAATCTGCACACATTCTGAATACCTTTCCTTTATACTTTCAACTGTACCCAGACGAAAATCAGAAGAAAGACAAAACCTATGGAACTGCATGACGACGACAAGCCGATTGGTCGCCTCTTAACCCGCCGCGAGATGTTGGCGCTTTTGGGTGGCGTGGGTGTTGCTACCGCGTTAGGTGGGGCAGGCTTGCGTACCTTGAGCGCAATGACACCTACCCCTACGCCCTCCCCGCTAGGGACGGGGACGCCCTTCTTAAATCCGACGGCGACAGCGACACTCCCCGCGCCATCGTGCATCGTCCGTCCCGTACTGACCGAGGGACCTTACTTTGTGGACGCCGTGCTGAACCGCTCCGATATTCGGACAGAACCCTCCGATGGGAGTGTAAAAGAGGGAAAGATACTACGCCTTGTCTTTAGAGTGCTGGATGTCACAAACAGCCAATGTGCGCCCCTAGCGGGCGCTCAGGTGGATATATGGCACTGCGATGCCGAGGGGGTCTATTCCGGCGTCACGGATCCGGGCTTCAACACCTCCGCGCTCTCCTTCCTACGCGGCTACCAAGTGACTGATGCCAGCGGCAAGGCGGAATTCACCACCATTTACCCGGGTTGGTACGATGGGCGGGCGGTTCACATCCACTTCAAGATTCGCACCGACCCAACGGCGAATCAGGGCTACGAGTTCACCTCACAGGTCTTTTTTGACGACACCTTCACCGATGATGTCTACAAAGACCCCATCTACAGTGGGCGCGGCGCACGGA from Anaerolineales bacterium carries:
- a CDS encoding intradiol ring-cleavage dioxygenase — its product is MELHDDDKPIGRLLTRREMLALLGGVGVATALGGAGLRTLSAMTPTPTPSPLGTGTPFLNPTATATLPAPSCIVRPVLTEGPYFVDAVLNRSDIRTEPSDGSVKEGKILRLVFRVLDVTNSQCAPLAGAQVDIWHCDAEGVYSGVTDPGFNTSALSFLRGYQVTDASGKAEFTTIYPGWYDGRAVHIHFKIRTDPTANQGYEFTSQVFFDDTFTDDVYKDPIYSGRGARTRRNANDGIFQQSEGLLTLNVVPEGEGYTALFDIGLDLNAAPTSGGGQPGRRP